A stretch of the Poseidonibacter parvus genome encodes the following:
- a CDS encoding 50S ribosomal protein L25/general stress protein Ctc, with product MLEGIVRDSMTKQATKTLRRDGYLIANIYGKGLENVSTAFKKNEFIKFLRTKETIAFDVTVSGTVYKVVVQEYQKCPLTSDLLHVDLMVAQPGVIASYKVPVIGTGTAIGIKNKGLLMTHTKRVPVKCTIENLPENITIDVTDLDTGDNVLIRDLNLPETVKCFLDPRVPVIGIIKAK from the coding sequence ATGTTAGAGGGTATCGTAAGAGATAGTATGACAAAACAAGCAACTAAAACTTTAAGAAGAGATGGTTATTTAATAGCTAATATCTATGGAAAAGGTTTAGAAAATGTTTCAACTGCATTCAAAAAGAATGAGTTTATCAAATTTTTAAGAACAAAAGAAACTATCGCATTTGATGTTACAGTTTCAGGAACAGTTTATAAAGTAGTAGTACAAGAGTACCAAAAATGTCCATTAACTTCAGATTTATTACATGTTGATTTAATGGTTGCACAACCAGGTGTTATTGCATCTTATAAAGTTCCAGTAATTGGAACAGGTACTGCAATTGGTATTAAAAACAAAGGTCTTTTAATGACTCACACTAAAAGAGTTCCTGTTAAATGTACAATTGAAAATTTACCAGAAAACATTACTATTGATGTAACTGATTTAGATACAGGTGATAATGTATTAATTAGAGATTTAAACTTACCAGAAACTGTTAAATGTTTCTTAGATCCAAGAGTTCCAGTAATTGGTATAATTAAAGCTAAGTAA
- the pth gene encoding aminoacyl-tRNA hydrolase, with amino-acid sequence MHLIIGLGNIGEKYQLTRHNVGFMVIDEMTRNLATTNINKSNFQSTLLKSGYNLFSKPTTYMNNSGVAVHSIMEYYKIDIEDIIVIHDDLDLPFGTVKYKIGGGHGGHNGLRSIDAHCGKEYIRVRIGIGKPQNKSDVANYVLSNFSKEELNKLQDIITHTIKAIDALKTEEIDQVKSKFTLK; translated from the coding sequence ATGCATCTAATAATTGGTCTTGGAAATATAGGTGAAAAATATCAGCTAACAAGACACAATGTAGGATTTATGGTTATCGATGAGATGACCAGAAATCTTGCAACTACAAATATAAATAAATCAAACTTTCAATCTACACTTTTAAAATCAGGTTATAACTTATTTTCAAAACCAACAACATATATGAATAATTCTGGTGTTGCAGTTCATTCGATTATGGAATATTATAAAATTGATATTGAAGATATTATTGTAATTCATGATGATTTAGATTTACCTTTTGGTACAGTTAAGTACAAAATAGGTGGAGGACATGGTGGTCATAATGGATTAAGATCTATTGATGCACATTGTGGAAAAGAATATATTCGTGTAAGAATAGGAATTGGAAAACCTCAAAACAAAAGTGATGTTGCGAATTATGTACTTAGCAACTTTTCAAAAGAAGAATTAAATAAACTACAAGATATAATAACTCATACTATTAAAGCGATTGACGCACTTAAAACTGAAGAAATTGATCAGGTAAAATCCAAATTTACATTGAAATAA
- a CDS encoding LptF/LptG family permease: MSILTRYILKKYLLNFIVVLISLELFFVGIDFLQNFKKLPDSANLQLLYVLYNGFFTLTLALPLSIVFGWIVTLVIFIKNNELVAFNALGSRSKDIYAPVVKISLFLISLLILMQATPLAYSYDQKRKILHDEYFTSTKTDIFLKYNDNYVYFKKLLPLEKKAEGIHIYKVKDKDIVQSIVARNAYFQNNKWYVVDAKIINKPSQLDLETSRLDIKYEKFLNTLEGFKPKILDNVYESKSNFSILDAVSALVLLSNQGINTDKIRAALYNQVVVSFFVIPILLLVFAYASLNSRFFNMGKFTSLSIFGTLIVWGVFFMLYKFTNGGITIPEVSILLPFILWIIGSLLFYKKKMNS; this comes from the coding sequence ATGAGCATATTAACAAGATATATTTTAAAAAAGTATTTATTAAATTTTATTGTTGTCCTAATCTCGCTTGAACTATTTTTTGTTGGAATTGATTTCTTGCAAAATTTTAAAAAGCTACCAGATTCTGCGAATTTACAACTTTTATACGTATTATATAATGGCTTTTTTACTTTAACATTAGCACTACCTTTATCTATTGTTTTTGGATGGATAGTTACATTAGTGATATTTATTAAAAACAATGAATTAGTAGCTTTTAATGCACTTGGTAGTAGAAGTAAAGATATTTATGCTCCTGTTGTAAAAATATCACTATTTCTAATATCTTTATTGATTTTAATGCAAGCGACTCCTTTAGCTTACTCTTATGATCAGAAAAGAAAAATTTTACATGATGAATATTTTACAAGTACAAAAACTGATATTTTTTTAAAATATAATGATAACTATGTATATTTTAAAAAACTTTTACCATTAGAAAAGAAAGCAGAAGGTATACATATTTATAAGGTAAAAGATAAAGATATTGTACAATCAATTGTTGCAAGAAATGCATATTTTCAAAATAATAAATGGTATGTAGTTGATGCAAAAATTATAAATAAACCTTCACAATTAGATTTAGAAACATCAAGATTAGATATTAAATATGAAAAGTTTTTAAATACTCTAGAAGGTTTTAAACCAAAAATTCTTGATAATGTATATGAGTCAAAATCAAATTTCTCTATACTTGATGCAGTATCTGCATTGGTTTTATTGTCAAACCAAGGTATTAACACTGATAAAATTAGAGCTGCTTTATACAATCAAGTTGTTGTTTCTTTTTTTGTAATACCAATACTTTTATTAGTATTTGCCTACGCTTCATTAAATAGTAGGTTTTTTAATATGGGTAAGTTTACATCTTTATCTATTTTTGGAACATTGATTGTTTGGGGTGTATTTTTTATGCTTTACAAGTTTACAAATGGAGGAATTACAATTCCTGAAGTATCAATTTTATTGCCTTTTATCTTATGGATAATTGGTTCTTTACTATTTTACAAAAAGAAAATGAATTCTTAG
- a CDS encoding NUDIX domain-containing protein — MKSHIKAYGIVPYLVTKDDIKILLCKSIASKEKWGCLKGLKEKDENAYECAQRELFEESSIKVEIGLFEDYFEQINLEKDIGIWLVNASNIENINEMFFDDKLKNNFLSWENSKVKFFSIYDLPNIRKKQMTLIKEIKSFLKNKKLHP; from the coding sequence ATGAAATCACATATTAAAGCATACGGTATTGTTCCTTATCTTGTTACAAAAGATGATATAAAAATATTATTATGTAAATCTATCGCTAGTAAGGAAAAATGGGGATGTTTAAAAGGTCTTAAAGAAAAAGATGAAAACGCTTATGAATGTGCTCAAAGAGAATTATTTGAAGAAAGTAGTATAAAAGTTGAAATAGGATTATTTGAAGATTATTTTGAACAAATAAACTTAGAAAAAGATATTGGTATTTGGTTAGTTAATGCTTCAAATATTGAAAACATAAATGAAATGTTTTTTGATGATAAACTAAAAAACAATTTTTTATCTTGGGAGAATTCAAAAGTAAAATTCTTTTCTATTTATGATTTACCAAATATAAGAAAGAAACAAATGACTTTAATAAAAGAGATAAAAAGTTTTTTAAAGAATAAAAAACTTCATCCCTAG
- a CDS encoding N-acetylmuramoyl-L-alanine amidase family protein, producing the protein MAYLKAVLRKDNAAKIQELEKLIVLGKKLNKNTTPDVKKLEILRKRDRKTTQKSTSTNSNSKYTIKSVYTQNDSIIINFNNKISKDYIRFFELHQGSIYKDVFDINGNFKDAQPTVLKIKNIKKISIGQFKAKTLRIVLANEKNLKTFYTVKEKQIIINIRDLNNKKQVKKEIKKEIKKEIVPIKENQSSNNFIDNDNEIRSINTKDNSIVIEFNKNFSKKDLAYVAYKNNGYYEDVFDLKGKFKYTKPIKLSIDGLRRIIVSSKDKDKTRIRISDKKNLKVYYILNKRKLTIKISGISKSSNTTKKVKTTPYKNFQSKTIVIDAGHGGHDPGAVGSNKKYEKVVTLKVAKYLYTILKQRGHKVYLTRSKDEFIKVGKRTDLALRKNADVFVSIHANSVAKKNAAKVSGIETYYLSPAKTERAKRVAAKENKSDIRKMSNSNTQAFLSSLNSPKLRYSRLLSIDVQREMLASVRTKHKVKDKGSRPGPFWVLLDAPQASILVELGYISHPQEGRKLYNSAYQKLLAQGMANGIDAYFEMKSRFD; encoded by the coding sequence ATGGCTTACTTAAAAGCAGTGCTTAGAAAAGATAATGCTGCAAAAATACAAGAGTTAGAAAAACTTATTGTATTAGGAAAAAAACTAAATAAAAATACTACACCTGATGTTAAGAAATTAGAAATACTACGAAAACGAGATAGAAAAACTACTCAAAAATCAACTTCTACAAATTCAAATAGTAAATATACGATTAAATCGGTTTATACTCAAAATGACTCCATTATTATTAACTTTAACAATAAGATATCAAAAGATTATATAAGATTTTTTGAACTACATCAAGGAAGTATTTACAAAGATGTATTTGATATAAATGGTAATTTTAAAGATGCACAGCCTACAGTTTTAAAAATAAAAAATATTAAGAAAATATCAATAGGTCAATTTAAGGCTAAAACACTTAGGATTGTATTAGCAAATGAAAAGAATTTAAAAACATTTTATACAGTAAAAGAAAAACAAATAATCATAAATATACGTGATTTAAATAATAAGAAACAAGTAAAAAAAGAAATTAAAAAAGAAATTAAAAAAGAAATCGTTCCAATAAAAGAAAATCAAAGTTCAAATAATTTTATAGATAATGATAATGAAATAAGATCAATAAATACAAAAGACAACTCTATAGTAATAGAATTTAATAAAAACTTTTCAAAAAAAGATCTAGCTTATGTAGCATATAAAAACAATGGATATTATGAAGATGTTTTTGATTTAAAAGGTAAGTTTAAATATACAAAACCAATTAAATTATCAATAGATGGATTAAGAAGAATTATTGTTTCCTCAAAAGATAAAGATAAAACGAGAATTAGAATTTCAGATAAGAAGAATTTAAAAGTTTACTATATTTTAAATAAAAGAAAATTAACGATTAAAATCTCTGGGATTTCAAAAAGTTCTAATACTACTAAAAAAGTAAAAACAACTCCATATAAAAACTTCCAAAGTAAAACTATAGTAATTGATGCAGGACATGGTGGACATGATCCAGGTGCAGTTGGATCAAACAAGAAATATGAAAAAGTTGTTACTTTAAAAGTAGCCAAATATTTATATACTATTTTGAAACAACGTGGACACAAAGTCTATTTAACTAGAAGTAAAGATGAGTTTATTAAAGTTGGGAAAAGAACAGATTTAGCATTAAGAAAAAATGCAGATGTATTTGTATCAATCCATGCAAACTCAGTTGCTAAAAAAAATGCAGCAAAAGTAAGTGGTATTGAAACATATTACTTAAGTCCTGCAAAAACTGAAAGAGCAAAAAGAGTTGCAGCAAAAGAGAATAAATCTGATATAAGAAAAATGAGTAACTCTAATACTCAAGCCTTTTTATCATCATTGAATAGTCCTAAACTTAGATACTCAAGATTACTTTCAATTGATGTACAAAGAGAGATGCTAGCATCTGTACGAACAAAACATAAAGTAAAAGATAAAGGTTCTAGACCAGGACCATTCTGGGTATTATTAGATGCTCCACAAGCATCGATACTAGTTGAACTTGGATATATTTCACATCCACAAGAAGGTAGAAAACTATATAATAGTGCTTATCAAAAGTTATTAGCACAAGGAATGGCTAATGGTATTGATGCTTATTTTGAAATGAAATCAAGATTTGACTAG
- a CDS encoding nitronate monooxygenase, with product MKIGKYEIKHPIIQGGMGVGISWDQLAGNVSKEGALGVISSVGTGYYRNKSENVNVVMRKDKPKDALNFYSRDSFFEIVANARKICGDAPLACNILHACNDYGRMVKDACEAGINIIITGAGLPTNMPEFTKDFPDVALVPIVSSARALKLICKKWKKYNRVPDAIIVEGPLSGGHQGFKYEDCFKEEFQLENIVGPVIEEAKNWGEDIPIIAAGGVWDKNDIDKFQAMGCTGVQMATRFIGTFECDAHPNLKNVLLNAKSEDIKLGKSPVGLPARSVRTNLQFSMANNTAPKVQCISNCVAPCNRGVEAKAVGYCIADRLGAAYNGDLDTGLFFSGANGYKVNKIITVKELITKLTQGE from the coding sequence TTGAAGATAGGAAAATATGAGATAAAACACCCTATTATCCAAGGTGGTATGGGTGTAGGAATAAGCTGGGATCAATTAGCTGGAAATGTTTCTAAAGAAGGTGCACTTGGTGTTATTTCTTCAGTTGGAACAGGATACTACAGAAATAAAAGTGAAAATGTTAATGTTGTAATGAGAAAAGATAAGCCAAAAGATGCTTTAAACTTTTACTCAAGAGATTCATTTTTTGAAATTGTAGCAAATGCTAGAAAAATTTGTGGAGATGCTCCATTAGCTTGTAATATTTTACATGCATGTAATGACTATGGAAGAATGGTAAAAGATGCTTGTGAAGCAGGTATTAATATTATTATTACTGGTGCTGGATTACCTACAAATATGCCAGAATTTACAAAAGACTTTCCAGATGTTGCACTAGTTCCAATTGTTTCAAGTGCAAGAGCATTAAAACTTATTTGTAAAAAATGGAAAAAATACAACAGAGTTCCTGATGCAATTATTGTTGAAGGTCCTTTAAGTGGTGGGCACCAAGGTTTCAAATATGAAGATTGTTTCAAAGAAGAATTCCAATTAGAAAATATTGTGGGTCCAGTTATTGAAGAAGCAAAAAACTGGGGTGAAGATATTCCAATTATTGCAGCAGGTGGAGTATGGGATAAAAATGATATTGATAAATTCCAAGCTATGGGATGTACTGGTGTACAAATGGCTACAAGGTTTATTGGTACTTTTGAATGTGATGCTCATCCTAATTTAAAAAATGTATTATTAAATGCAAAATCTGAAGATATTAAATTAGGAAAATCTCCTGTTGGATTACCAGCAAGATCAGTTAGAACTAATTTACAATTTTCAATGGCTAATAATACAGCTCCAAAAGTACAGTGTATTTCAAACTGTGTAGCACCTTGTAATAGAGGTGTTGAAGCCAAGGCTGTAGGATATTGTATTGCTGATAGATTAGGTGCTGCATATAATGGAGATTTAGATACAGGATTATTCTTCTCTGGAGCAAATGGTTATAAAGTAAATAAAATAATTACAGTTAAAGAATTAATTACAAAATTAACTCAAGGAGAATAA
- the tyrS gene encoding tyrosine--tRNA ligase — translation MENKVQEALEEIKRGTSEIIDIESIEKLIKRYYETGENFYVKAGFDPTAPDLHLGHTVLIQKLALFQKFGGIVQFLIGDFTATIGDPTGKSETRKVLSEQDVLDNAQSYKTQVFKILDESKTEVMFNSKWLKELGTGGLISLASNLTVARMIERDDFSKRYESNTPIAVSEFMYPLLQGYDSVAMNTDIELGGTDQKFNLLMGRTLQKAYNCKKQQAVLMMPILEGLDGVQKMSKSLGNYIGVTDEAFDMFGKVLSISDELMWRYFELLSSKSLNEIAALKKGVENKTLHPKDVKDSLAIEIVDRFHGVGSGEKAKEEFKKVFAKKDIPTDMNEYTFEGEIWICQALVEAKLVNSTSQARRDVKANAVSLNQEKVSDDKLNLQIGEYILQKGKKNFAKIIIK, via the coding sequence ATGGAAAACAAAGTTCAAGAAGCACTAGAAGAGATTAAAAGAGGTACATCTGAAATTATTGACATTGAGTCAATTGAAAAATTAATTAAAAGATATTATGAAACAGGTGAAAACTTTTATGTAAAAGCAGGATTTGATCCAACTGCACCTGATTTACACTTAGGACACACAGTACTAATCCAAAAATTAGCACTATTTCAAAAGTTTGGAGGAATTGTTCAATTTTTAATTGGAGATTTTACTGCAACGATTGGTGATCCAACTGGAAAAAGTGAAACTAGAAAAGTTTTAAGTGAACAAGATGTATTAGATAATGCACAAAGCTATAAAACACAGGTTTTTAAAATCTTAGATGAATCAAAAACAGAAGTTATGTTTAATTCTAAATGGTTAAAAGAATTGGGTACAGGTGGTTTAATTTCACTTGCTTCAAATCTAACAGTTGCTAGAATGATTGAAAGAGATGACTTTTCAAAAAGATATGAGTCAAATACTCCTATTGCTGTTAGTGAATTTATGTATCCTTTATTACAAGGTTATGATTCAGTTGCTATGAATACAGATATAGAACTTGGTGGAACAGACCAAAAGTTTAATCTTTTAATGGGAAGAACATTACAAAAAGCGTATAATTGTAAGAAACAACAAGCTGTTTTAATGATGCCAATCTTAGAAGGATTAGATGGCGTTCAAAAAATGTCAAAATCACTTGGTAACTATATTGGTGTTACTGATGAAGCTTTTGATATGTTTGGAAAAGTATTATCTATTTCTGATGAATTAATGTGGAGATATTTTGAATTATTATCTTCAAAATCGTTAAATGAAATAGCTGCTTTAAAAAAAGGTGTAGAAAACAAAACATTACATCCAAAAGATGTAAAAGATTCACTTGCTATTGAAATTGTTGATAGATTTCACGGAGTTGGAAGTGGAGAAAAAGCAAAAGAAGAGTTTAAAAAAGTTTTTGCAAAAAAAGACATCCCTACAGATATGAATGAATATACTTTTGAAGGAGAGATTTGGATTTGTCAAGCTTTAGTTGAGGCTAAACTTGTAAATTCAACTTCACAAGCAAGAAGAGATGTAAAAGCGAACGCTGTATCACTTAATCAAGAAAAAGTAAGTGATGATAAACTAAATTTACAAATTGGTGAGTACATTTTACAAAAAGGTAAAAAGAATTTCGCTAAGATAATTATAAAATAA